A window of the Tiliqua scincoides isolate rTilSci1 chromosome 5, rTilSci1.hap2, whole genome shotgun sequence genome harbors these coding sequences:
- the NPVF gene encoding pro-FMRFamide-related neuropeptide VF, producing MKIISMDRLTLCAFATCLLLATKTICLDESIMTSLQSREDYSDDTYSESSEDVTEEKQRTLNLDEPKAWGLKNTMKMSAPAVNRLPNPAANLPLRFGRNFQEERSIKPAANLPLRFGRAIAGSLARHPLSFSLRFERAPSIPHSIHSLANLPQRFGRSLLFGLPQEIQAPDHGKNK from the exons ATGAAAATTATCTCAATGGACAGACTCACTTTGTGTGCTTTTGCCACATGTCTCCTTTTAGCTACAAAAACTATCTGCCTCGATGAATCAATAATGACCAGTTTGCAGAGCAGAGAAGACTACAGCGATGATACCTATTCTGAG TCCAGCGAAGATGTTACAGAAGAAAAGCAGAGAACTCTGAACCTTGACGAACCAAAGGCTTGGGGACTGAAGAACACCATGAAGATGAGCGCACCAGCTGTGAACAGGCTGCCAAACCCTGCTGCAAATTTGCCCTTGAGGTTTGGACGAAACTTTCAGGAGGAGAGAAGTATCAAGCCAGCAGCCAACTTGCCTCTCCGATTTGGAAGGGCCAttgcaggaagccttgcaagaCATCCCCTTTCTTTCTCACTCAGGTTTGAGAGAGCTCCTTCCATTCCACATTCTATCCATTCTCTTGCCAACTTGCCGCAGAGATTTGGAAGATCACTTCTCTTCGGCCTACCTCAAGAGATCCAAGCCCCTGACCATGGCAAAAACaagtaa